The proteins below are encoded in one region of Halalkalicoccus jeotgali B3:
- a CDS encoding amidohydrolase: MYAITNGDVHTLTEAGSIEGGTVLVEDGAITAVGTDVEIPDGVREIDAGGKPVTPGLVDAHSHAGVSEWGEPEDSDHNEVSDPVTPEVNVLDGFHPGDEELSHACRGGVTTVSARMGSANVVGGIICSMKTHGTTADAMFIREDGMKAAFGENPKRVHGKDRDRAPVTRPGVAATLRQALMNAEDYLERREASRENDEPFERDLGMENLSRVIEGDLPLRVHAHRADDIMTVFRIVEEFGIEDLSIEHATEGHLIAAEFAERGVPAVVGPSLYSGAKYELSNITFETPGILHEAGVKVAIQTDAPVLPQKHLDVCVGLAIREGLPEEAALATVTKNPAEILGIADRVGTLEEGTDGDLVIWDGEPFEISTSPDWVFVDGEPIGES; the protein is encoded by the coding sequence ATGTACGCGATCACCAATGGGGACGTTCACACGCTCACCGAGGCGGGATCCATCGAGGGCGGAACCGTTCTCGTCGAGGACGGCGCGATCACGGCCGTCGGAACCGACGTCGAGATCCCCGACGGGGTACGGGAGATCGACGCCGGCGGAAAGCCGGTCACGCCCGGGCTTGTCGACGCACACAGTCACGCCGGCGTCAGCGAATGGGGCGAGCCCGAGGACTCAGATCACAACGAGGTGTCGGATCCCGTAACTCCCGAGGTCAACGTCCTCGACGGGTTTCACCCCGGCGACGAGGAGCTCTCCCACGCGTGTCGCGGCGGCGTGACGACCGTCAGCGCGCGCATGGGCAGCGCGAACGTCGTCGGCGGGATCATCTGCTCGATGAAGACCCACGGGACGACCGCCGACGCGATGTTCATCCGCGAGGACGGCATGAAAGCCGCCTTCGGCGAGAACCCAAAGCGAGTTCACGGGAAGGACCGTGATCGTGCGCCGGTCACCCGACCCGGCGTCGCGGCGACGCTCAGACAGGCGCTGATGAACGCCGAGGACTACCTCGAACGCAGGGAGGCGAGTCGTGAGAACGACGAGCCCTTCGAGCGCGATCTCGGTATGGAGAACCTCTCGCGAGTGATCGAGGGCGATCTCCCCCTGCGAGTTCACGCCCACCGCGCCGACGACATCATGACCGTCTTCCGGATCGTCGAGGAGTTCGGGATCGAGGACCTCTCGATCGAGCACGCGACGGAGGGACACCTGATCGCCGCGGAGTTCGCCGAGCGGGGCGTTCCGGCGGTCGTCGGCCCGAGCCTCTACAGCGGCGCGAAGTACGAACTCTCGAACATCACCTTCGAGACCCCCGGAATCCTCCACGAAGCCGGCGTAAAAGTCGCGATCCAAACCGACGCGCCGGTCCTCCCACAGAAGCACCTCGACGTCTGTGTGGGCCTCGCGATCCGCGAGGGGCTCCCGGAGGAGGCCGCCCTTGCGACCGTGACGAAGAACCCCGCCGAGATCCTCGGGATCGCGGACCGGGTCGGCACCCTCGAAGAAGGGACCGATGGTGACCTCGTGATCTGGGACGGCGAGCCCTTCGAGATCTCGACGAGCCCCGACTGGGTGTTCGTCGACGGCGAGCCTATCGGGGAGAGTTAA
- a CDS encoding D-2-hydroxyacid dehydrogenase, producing the protein MSTEPILVLRRGTHGMPVTDLSNELRDRLPDHEIRVAETPVGERELIADARIAVGMGIDEDLLSHAENLDLFACAYAGTGHLPMGSLEEAGVAVTNAAGVHGPNIAEGVVGSILAFYRGFFEGRDRQTNHEWRHYQTDEFMGATVTVVGLGAIGQAIVERLAGFGVDTIGVRYTPEKGGPTDEVVGFEEADLHGALSRTDVLVLACPLTDTTRGLIGEEEFVTLPEDALLVNIARGPVVETEALVSALRRNKLRGAALDVTDPEPLPGDHPLWDFGTVQITPHNAGHTPRYYERLADIVAGNVERIDAGEDELENQVA; encoded by the coding sequence ATGTCCACCGAACCCATCCTCGTCCTTCGACGGGGTACGCACGGCATGCCGGTCACCGACCTCTCGAACGAGCTCCGAGACCGATTACCCGATCACGAGATCCGGGTCGCCGAGACCCCCGTCGGGGAGCGCGAACTGATCGCCGACGCACGGATCGCCGTCGGGATGGGGATCGACGAGGACCTGTTGAGCCACGCCGAGAACCTCGACCTCTTTGCGTGTGCCTACGCCGGCACGGGCCACCTCCCGATGGGTTCTCTAGAGGAGGCGGGCGTGGCGGTGACCAACGCTGCCGGCGTCCACGGCCCGAACATCGCCGAGGGGGTCGTCGGCTCGATCCTCGCGTTCTACCGGGGCTTCTTCGAGGGCCGGGACCGCCAGACGAACCACGAGTGGCGCCACTACCAGACCGACGAGTTCATGGGCGCGACCGTGACGGTCGTCGGCCTGGGCGCGATCGGCCAGGCGATCGTCGAGCGCCTCGCAGGCTTCGGCGTCGACACCATTGGCGTGCGCTACACCCCCGAGAAGGGCGGTCCGACCGACGAAGTGGTCGGCTTCGAGGAAGCGGACCTCCATGGGGCGCTTTCCCGAACCGACGTGCTGGTGCTCGCCTGCCCGTTGACCGACACGACTCGCGGACTGATCGGCGAGGAGGAGTTCGTCACGCTGCCTGAGGACGCTCTGTTAGTAAATATCGCGCGCGGTCCCGTCGTCGAGACGGAGGCGCTCGTCTCCGCGCTGCGGCGCAACAAGCTCCGCGGGGCGGCGCTGGACGTGACCGACCCCGAACCCCTCCCCGGGGACCACCCGCTGTGGGACTTCGGCACCGTCCAGATCACGCCCCACAACGCCGGGCATACGCCGAGATACTACGAGCGCCTCGCCGATATCGTCGCCGGGAACGTCGAGCGAATCGACGCGGGCGAGGACGAGTTGGAGAATCAGGTCGCCTGA